One window of the Natrinema sp. CBA1119 genome contains the following:
- a CDS encoding NAD-dependent succinate-semialdehyde dehydrogenase, translating into MSIESTNPATGDVIDRFEETSDEERDERLRRASETFEEWSETPIETRQRLLANAADVLRENEDDYAELMTEEMGKPIGQARDEVAKCAWVCDYYAETAAEHLQDEVIASDERARTVVAYQPLGPVLAIMPWNFPFWQVFRFAAPNLAAGNVGLLKHASNVPGCAQAIQDVFEQAGFPEGAFTSLLISSDEIDAVIEDDRIAGVTLTGSDGAGRAVAETAGSQLKKNVLELGGSDPFVVLEDAPMDETVETAVQARLINNGQSCIAAKRFIVVDDVYDEFLDRFVDEMAAQTVGDPMNEDTDIGPQAREDLMEDLHEQVEETLEQGGELELGGEPMDRDGAFYPPTVLTDVPENAPADQEELFGPVATVFRVPDEEAAIEKANDTRFGLGASVWTDDLERGERVARRFESGLAFVNELVKSDPRLPFGGVKDSGYGRELSRHGIREFVNTKTIWVQQDAGEETGMVE; encoded by the coding sequence GTGTCCATCGAGAGTACCAATCCGGCGACGGGAGACGTGATCGATCGCTTTGAGGAGACGTCGGACGAGGAGCGAGACGAACGCCTTCGGCGGGCGAGCGAGACCTTCGAGGAGTGGAGCGAGACGCCGATCGAGACGCGCCAGCGACTCCTGGCGAACGCGGCCGACGTCTTGCGGGAGAACGAGGACGACTACGCCGAACTGATGACCGAAGAGATGGGGAAACCCATCGGCCAGGCCCGCGACGAGGTCGCAAAGTGTGCGTGGGTCTGTGACTACTACGCCGAGACCGCCGCCGAACACCTGCAGGACGAGGTGATCGCGAGCGACGAGCGCGCGCGGACGGTCGTCGCCTACCAGCCGCTGGGGCCGGTACTGGCGATCATGCCCTGGAACTTCCCCTTCTGGCAGGTGTTCCGCTTCGCCGCCCCAAATCTCGCCGCGGGCAACGTCGGTCTGCTGAAACACGCCTCGAATGTCCCCGGCTGCGCGCAGGCCATTCAGGATGTCTTCGAGCAGGCGGGATTCCCCGAGGGCGCGTTCACGTCGCTGCTGATCAGTTCCGACGAGATCGACGCGGTGATCGAGGACGACCGCATCGCGGGCGTCACCCTCACGGGCAGTGACGGCGCGGGTCGGGCCGTCGCCGAGACCGCCGGCAGCCAACTCAAGAAAAACGTCCTCGAGCTGGGCGGCAGCGACCCGTTCGTCGTCCTCGAGGACGCGCCGATGGACGAAACCGTCGAGACGGCGGTGCAGGCCCGACTCATCAACAACGGCCAGTCCTGTATCGCGGCCAAGCGCTTCATCGTGGTCGACGACGTCTACGACGAGTTCCTCGACCGGTTCGTCGACGAGATGGCGGCCCAGACCGTCGGTGATCCGATGAACGAGGACACCGACATCGGCCCGCAGGCCCGCGAGGATCTCATGGAAGACCTCCACGAACAGGTCGAGGAGACGCTCGAGCAGGGCGGCGAACTCGAACTCGGCGGCGAACCGATGGATCGCGACGGCGCGTTCTACCCGCCGACGGTGCTCACCGACGTTCCCGAAAACGCGCCCGCGGATCAGGAGGAACTGTTCGGCCCCGTGGCCACGGTCTTCCGGGTCCCTGACGAGGAAGCCGCCATCGAGAAGGCCAATGACACCCGGTTCGGGCTCGGCGCGAGCGTCTGGACGGACGACCTCGAGCGCGGCGAGCGTGTCGCCCGCCGGTTCGAGTCGGGGCTGGCGTTCGTCAACGAACTCGTGAAGTCCGATCCCCGACTCCCCTTCGGCGGCGTGAAGGACTCGGGCTACGGGCGAGAACTCTCCCGACACGGGATTCGGGAGTTCGTCAACACGAAGACGATCTGGGTCCAGCAGGACGCCGGCGAGGAGACCGGGATGGTCGAGTAA
- a CDS encoding aldehyde dehydrogenase family protein — protein MSQQRTERGRGHYIGGEWTDGNGAERGPAGDRTQPDAGRAFESENPATGEPLATFQRGTVADVDAALAAAESAAEEWRSLSYIDRAEYLWDIYHELRNRHDELGKIVSKECGKEISEGKADVTEAWHMVEWAAGNARHPHGDVVPSEIGSKDAYMRRKPRGVVGCITPWNFPVAIPFWHMAIALVEGNTVVWKPAEQTPWCGQIIAEMFEESGIPDGVFNMVQGFGDAGAAIADDERVDTVLFTGSAEVGHEIAGKVGGEPGKLAACEMGGKNGIVITEEADLDIAVHAAIMSSFKTTGQRCVSSERLIVHEDVYDEFKARFVDIAEDIAVGDPLEESTFMGPAIEADHVEKIRRHNDLAREEGAEVLVDRFELEDGEIPDGHEEGAATAVPESQRDSVGTSEAQRASEDADGERSGSYANGYWVGPFVYEIDYESDLRCLNEECFGPHVALLEYSGTIEDAVEIHNDTPYGLAGAIISEDYRQLNYFRDRAEIGLAYANLPCIGAEVQLPFGGVKKSGNGYPSAREAIEAVTERTAWTMNNSREIEMAQGLSADIKTTED, from the coding sequence ATGAGCCAGCAACGCACCGAACGGGGACGCGGCCACTACATCGGTGGCGAGTGGACCGACGGGAACGGCGCGGAACGCGGTCCCGCCGGCGATCGGACGCAGCCCGACGCCGGACGGGCGTTCGAGAGCGAGAACCCCGCGACCGGGGAGCCGCTGGCGACCTTCCAGCGCGGGACGGTGGCCGACGTCGATGCCGCCCTCGCGGCCGCCGAATCGGCCGCCGAGGAGTGGCGCTCCCTGTCCTACATCGATCGCGCGGAGTACCTCTGGGACATCTACCACGAACTGCGGAACCGCCACGATGAGTTAGGGAAAATCGTCTCGAAGGAGTGTGGCAAGGAGATTTCGGAGGGAAAAGCCGACGTGACCGAGGCCTGGCACATGGTCGAGTGGGCGGCTGGCAACGCACGCCACCCGCACGGGGACGTCGTCCCGAGCGAGATCGGCAGCAAGGACGCCTACATGCGCCGGAAGCCACGAGGTGTCGTCGGCTGCATCACGCCGTGGAACTTCCCGGTCGCGATTCCGTTCTGGCACATGGCCATCGCCCTGGTCGAGGGTAACACCGTCGTCTGGAAGCCCGCCGAGCAGACCCCGTGGTGTGGCCAGATCATCGCCGAGATGTTCGAGGAGAGCGGGATCCCTGACGGCGTCTTCAACATGGTTCAGGGCTTTGGCGACGCCGGCGCGGCGATCGCGGACGACGAGCGCGTCGACACCGTCCTCTTCACCGGGTCCGCCGAGGTCGGCCACGAGATCGCTGGCAAGGTCGGCGGCGAACCCGGCAAACTCGCGGCCTGCGAGATGGGCGGCAAGAACGGGATCGTCATCACCGAGGAAGCCGACCTCGATATCGCCGTCCACGCCGCGATCATGTCGAGTTTCAAGACCACGGGCCAGCGCTGCGTCTCGAGCGAGCGCCTGATCGTTCACGAGGACGTCTACGACGAGTTCAAGGCCCGATTCGTCGACATCGCCGAGGACATCGCGGTCGGCGATCCGCTCGAGGAGTCGACGTTCATGGGCCCGGCGATCGAGGCCGATCACGTCGAGAAGATCCGCCGGCACAACGACCTCGCCCGCGAGGAGGGAGCTGAGGTGCTGGTCGATCGGTTCGAACTCGAGGACGGCGAGATTCCGGACGGCCACGAGGAGGGGGCGGCTACTGCCGTCCCAGAATCGCAACGCGATTCTGTGGGCACATCAGAAGCACAACGTGCTTCTGAGGACGCCGATGGTGAGCGTAGCGGCAGCTACGCGAACGGCTACTGGGTCGGGCCGTTCGTCTACGAGATCGACTACGAGTCCGACCTGCGCTGTCTGAACGAGGAGTGTTTCGGCCCGCACGTCGCCCTGCTCGAGTACTCGGGAACGATCGAGGACGCGGTCGAGATCCATAACGACACCCCCTACGGACTGGCAGGCGCGATCATCTCGGAGGACTACCGCCAACTCAACTACTTCCGAGACCGCGCCGAAATCGGGCTCGCGTACGCGAATCTGCCGTGTATCGGCGCGGAGGTCCAGCTTCCCTTCGGCGGCGTCAAAAAGTCCGGAAACGGGTATCCGAGCGCCCGCGAGGCCATCGAAGCCGTCACCGAGCGGACGGCGTGGACGATGAACAACTCCAGGGAGATCGAGATGGCACAGGGGCTGTCGGCCGATATCAAGACGACCGAGGACTGA
- a CDS encoding DUF6517 family protein: MNRRSVIAGLGVAGLASLSGCLGLIGMAEHESSPAGVEAAAREETGYEQTEIEELSIERDVGPTNETVTVINYMTKHEKQVGIMGLGERRAAIYNVLTTPQVNIFGRELNPVGEMSTQELIDLVRSNYDGINDISHEGDSDVTILDQSTTQSRFSADATFDGQELAVDIHITEAVEADDDLLVTIGVYPQRLQSQERPNIATLTESVTTDVDPDDSTGGSEDGGNSDSNESDDGSGDNKSDDGSGDNESDDGVLG; this comes from the coding sequence CTGAATCGACGAAGCGTCATCGCGGGCCTCGGGGTCGCCGGCCTCGCGAGCCTGTCGGGCTGTCTGGGATTGATTGGAATGGCCGAACACGAGTCCTCACCTGCGGGCGTCGAGGCCGCCGCCCGCGAGGAAACCGGCTACGAGCAAACCGAGATCGAGGAGCTCTCCATCGAGCGTGACGTCGGTCCCACGAACGAGACCGTCACGGTCATCAATTACATGACCAAACACGAAAAACAGGTCGGGATCATGGGGCTCGGCGAGCGGCGCGCTGCCATCTACAACGTGTTGACGACCCCGCAGGTCAACATCTTCGGCCGAGAACTCAACCCCGTCGGGGAGATGTCGACCCAGGAACTCATCGACCTCGTCAGGAGCAACTACGACGGGATCAACGACATCTCCCACGAGGGAGACAGCGACGTCACGATCCTCGACCAGTCGACGACCCAGTCGCGGTTCAGCGCCGACGCGACGTTCGACGGGCAGGAACTCGCGGTCGACATTCACATCACCGAGGCCGTCGAGGCCGACGACGACCTGCTCGTGACCATCGGCGTCTACCCCCAGCGCCTACAGAGCCAGGAGCGGCCGAACATCGCGACGCTCACCGAATCGGTGACCACCGACGTCGATCCAGACGACTCGACCGGCGGTTCCGAGGACGGCGGGAACAGCGACTCGAACGAAAGCGACGACGGCAGCGGTGACAACAAAAGTGACGACGGCAGCGGCGACAACGAAAGCGACGACGGCGTCCTCGGCTAA
- a CDS encoding Glu/Leu/Phe/Val dehydrogenase: MSEDVNPFESLQSQIDDAAAVLDVGDDVIERLKHPERVLETNLTIERDDGTLERFTAFRSQFNGDRGPYKGGIRYHPGVSRDEVKALSGWMTYKTAIVDIPLGGGKGGIVLDPDDYSEAELERLTRSFARELRPLIGEDRDIPAPDVNTGQREMNWIKDTYESLENTTEPGVITGKALDSGGSEGRVEATGRSTVIAAREAFDYLDKDLEGATVAVQGYGNAGWIAAKLIDEMGATVVAASDSSGGIYDPDGFDPVAAKDHKNETGSVVGFEGRKEITNEDVLTLDVDLLIPAALENAIDADLAEDVEADVISEAANGPLTPKADEVLEGKDVFVIPDILANAGGVTVSYFEWVQNRQRFYWSEERVNEELETVIVDAFDALVDTYEEHDLENPRTAAYVVAIQRVADAFAEAGSWP, from the coding sequence ATGAGCGAGGATGTCAACCCATTCGAGAGCCTGCAATCGCAGATAGACGATGCTGCAGCCGTTCTCGACGTGGGCGACGACGTGATCGAGCGGCTCAAACATCCCGAACGGGTCCTCGAGACCAACCTCACGATCGAACGCGACGACGGAACGCTCGAGCGGTTCACGGCCTTCCGCTCGCAGTTCAACGGCGACCGCGGCCCCTACAAGGGCGGCATCCGCTACCACCCGGGAGTCTCCCGCGACGAGGTCAAGGCGCTGTCGGGCTGGATGACCTACAAGACCGCGATCGTCGACATTCCACTCGGTGGCGGCAAGGGGGGCATCGTTCTCGATCCCGACGACTACTCCGAAGCGGAACTCGAGCGGCTCACCCGCTCGTTCGCGAGGGAACTGCGCCCCCTGATCGGCGAAGACCGCGATATCCCCGCGCCCGACGTGAACACGGGCCAGCGGGAGATGAACTGGATCAAGGACACCTACGAGAGCCTCGAGAACACGACCGAGCCGGGGGTCATCACGGGCAAGGCGCTCGACTCCGGGGGCAGCGAGGGCCGCGTCGAGGCGACCGGCCGCTCGACGGTTATCGCCGCGCGCGAGGCGTTCGACTACCTCGACAAGGATCTCGAGGGCGCGACCGTCGCCGTCCAGGGCTACGGCAACGCGGGCTGGATCGCCGCCAAACTGATCGACGAGATGGGCGCGACCGTCGTCGCCGCCAGCGACTCGTCGGGCGGTATCTACGACCCCGACGGTTTCGATCCGGTCGCGGCGAAGGATCACAAGAACGAGACGGGCAGCGTCGTCGGCTTCGAGGGACGCAAGGAGATCACGAACGAGGACGTGCTCACGCTCGACGTCGACCTGCTGATTCCGGCCGCACTCGAGAACGCCATCGACGCCGACCTCGCCGAGGACGTCGAGGCGGACGTCATTTCGGAGGCCGCGAACGGGCCGCTGACTCCGAAGGCCGACGAGGTCCTCGAGGGGAAGGACGTCTTCGTCATCCCGGACATCCTCGCGAACGCCGGCGGCGTCACCGTCTCCTACTTCGAGTGGGTCCAGAACCGCCAGCGCTTCTACTGGTCGGAAGAGCGCGTCAACGAGGAACTCGAGACGGTCATCGTCGACGCCTTCGACGCGCTGGTCGACACCTACGAGGAACACGACCTCGAGAACCCCCGGACCGCGGCGTACGTCGTCGCGATCCAGCGCGTCGCCGACGCCTTCGCGGAAGCCGGGAGCTGGCCCTGA
- a CDS encoding CoA ester lyase: protein MARRSILFTPGDRPEMCRKAPESGADVIIFDLEDAVAPQRKAEAREAVRDVLSDPDFDPDCEVCVRVNAIDAAAGTAAADDLDELLDDSEDALESLMLPKVDSPDDVRALVDELDDHDASLPVFALLESAAGILAAAEIAAVPATDALAFGAEDLAADIGATRSAEGLEVCYARERVVLAAAANDCAAIDTLVTDFENEERLREDADRSVRFGYDGKLAIHPAQIGPINEAFTPSAKEREWADRVFEAKREADAEGRGVFVVDGEMIDAPLIARAERIRDRGEAAEER, encoded by the coding sequence ATGGCCCGCAGAAGCATTCTGTTCACCCCCGGCGATCGCCCCGAAATGTGTCGCAAAGCGCCCGAGTCCGGCGCGGACGTCATCATCTTCGATCTCGAGGACGCCGTCGCCCCGCAACGCAAGGCCGAGGCCCGCGAGGCGGTTCGAGACGTGCTGTCGGATCCCGATTTCGATCCCGACTGCGAGGTCTGCGTTCGGGTCAACGCGATCGACGCGGCCGCGGGGACAGCCGCAGCGGACGATCTCGATGAGTTGCTCGATGACAGCGAAGACGCCCTCGAGAGCCTCATGCTCCCGAAAGTCGACTCGCCCGACGACGTCCGTGCGCTCGTCGACGAACTCGACGACCACGACGCGTCCCTGCCCGTCTTCGCACTGCTCGAGAGCGCGGCTGGGATCCTCGCTGCAGCGGAAATCGCGGCCGTTCCCGCGACCGACGCACTCGCGTTCGGCGCGGAGGACCTCGCGGCGGATATCGGCGCGACGCGGTCCGCGGAGGGTCTCGAGGTGTGCTACGCGCGCGAGCGGGTCGTCCTCGCGGCGGCCGCGAACGATTGCGCGGCGATCGACACCCTCGTCACCGACTTCGAGAACGAGGAGCGACTCCGCGAAGACGCCGACCGCTCCGTTCGATTCGGCTACGATGGCAAGCTGGCGATTCACCCCGCACAGATCGGGCCGATCAACGAGGCGTTCACGCCGTCGGCCAAGGAACGGGAGTGGGCCGACCGCGTGTTCGAGGCCAAACGCGAGGCCGACGCCGAGGGGCGGGGCGTCTTCGTGGTCGACGGCGAGATGATCGACGCGCCGCTGATCGCACGCGCCGAGCGAATCCGAGACCGGGGCGAGGCGGCCGAGGAACGGTGA
- a CDS encoding RIO1 family regulatory kinase/ATPase, which translates to MDIRRLARGTVEWSRIERVVRTLADRYDRECVRVEFLEADNWLSTPCVIDDEWFVKIVSRQNALVHAVLTTGRNVGAFSSGTEGFFDRFDTPREMVEHEYDATERMQEIGVNAPRPIDAFEVNGLGVLVLEYLPEFESLDDVSDDIVAERAPELFAMLATLHEHGLAHGDLRAENILLCDGEFYFIDATSVHEDRADETTAYDLACALAVLEPRIGSRDAVDAAATVYDPTKLLSAREFLDFVRLRPDHEFDSTTLRSELEKAADLGEQ; encoded by the coding sequence ATGGACATCCGCCGGCTCGCGCGAGGGACCGTCGAGTGGAGCCGCATCGAGCGCGTCGTCCGGACGCTGGCGGACCGCTACGACCGCGAGTGCGTCCGCGTGGAGTTCCTCGAGGCCGACAACTGGCTCTCAACCCCGTGCGTTATCGACGACGAGTGGTTCGTCAAGATCGTCTCCCGGCAGAACGCCCTGGTTCACGCGGTGTTGACGACCGGTCGGAACGTCGGCGCGTTCTCCTCCGGGACGGAGGGGTTTTTCGACCGGTTCGACACTCCTCGAGAGATGGTCGAACACGAGTACGACGCGACCGAGCGCATGCAGGAGATCGGCGTCAACGCGCCCCGGCCGATCGACGCCTTCGAGGTCAACGGGCTCGGCGTACTCGTCCTCGAGTATCTCCCCGAGTTCGAGTCCCTCGACGACGTCTCAGACGACATCGTCGCCGAGCGAGCCCCCGAACTGTTCGCGATGCTCGCCACTCTCCACGAGCACGGGCTCGCCCACGGTGATCTGCGGGCCGAAAACATTCTGCTCTGTGACGGCGAGTTCTACTTCATCGACGCGACCAGCGTCCACGAGGACCGCGCAGACGAGACGACCGCGTACGATCTGGCCTGTGCGCTGGCCGTCCTCGAGCCCCGAATCGGTTCCCGAGACGCCGTCGACGCGGCCGCGACGGTGTACGACCCCACGAAACTGCTCTCGGCGCGGGAGTTCCTCGATTTCGTCCGCCTCCGCCCCGACCACGAGTTCGACTCGACGACGCTCCGCAGCGAACTCGAGAAGGCGGCCGATCTCGGCGAGCAGTGA
- a CDS encoding PH domain-containing protein — MSSEIETDGVDPADLEWLSLDDDEEIVWAGGPDRRTLIPAFAIGIPLAIVLIGIIIIASEYLRVTNTHYVVTNRALYAKTGVLSRDVKRIEHEKVQDISYSQSALGAHFGYGNVEVSTAGGSGVEMAFKSVPDPKAVQQRISERVDRNRGEPADGHSSEDTLAAILTELRAIREAVEDDRSVRANGGDADGTTDRTADRSDDRTADRSDDRTATRSDDRTATRSDDRTATRSDDRTATRSDDRTATRSDDRTVDRKDDRR, encoded by the coding sequence ATGAGTTCCGAAATCGAAACCGACGGCGTCGACCCCGCCGACCTCGAGTGGCTCTCGCTGGACGACGACGAAGAAATCGTCTGGGCCGGCGGTCCGGACCGGCGAACGCTCATTCCGGCGTTCGCGATCGGAATTCCGCTCGCGATCGTCCTGATCGGGATCATCATCATCGCCAGCGAGTACCTCCGCGTGACTAACACCCACTACGTGGTGACGAATCGCGCGCTGTACGCGAAGACCGGCGTGCTCTCGCGGGACGTCAAGCGGATCGAACACGAGAAGGTACAGGACATCTCCTACAGCCAGAGCGCCCTTGGGGCCCACTTTGGCTACGGGAACGTCGAGGTCAGCACCGCCGGCGGTTCCGGCGTCGAAATGGCCTTCAAATCCGTACCGGACCCGAAAGCCGTCCAGCAACGGATCAGCGAACGGGTCGACCGCAACCGCGGCGAGCCCGCGGACGGCCACTCGAGCGAGGACACGCTCGCGGCAATCCTCACCGAACTACGGGCGATTCGGGAGGCCGTCGAGGACGACCGATCCGTTCGAGCGAACGGTGGCGACGCCGACGGAACCACGGATCGAACGGCCGACCGAAGCGACGATCGAACGGCCGACCGAAGCGACGATCGAACGGCCACCCGGAGCGACGATCGAACGGCCACCCGGAGCGACGATCGAACGGCCACCCGGAGCGACGATCGAACGGCCACCCGGAGCGACGATCGAACGGCCACCCGGAGCGACGATCGAACGGTCGATCGGAAAGATGATCGACGGTGA
- a CDS encoding SPW repeat protein codes for MSDTPNTETGRDTRTDYNSLNTDAMQWLSALVALLGLYLVASPFLFEATDAAIWNDTLVGTAIFLAAGYNFVRLSRDRLASVGVASLAVLLGLWALISPSFIEMGSSTLATGTAITGLLVAALSAYNAYANNKADTPEQTRARA; via the coding sequence ATGAGTGACACACCGAACACCGAAACCGGCCGCGATACCCGAACCGACTACAATTCCCTGAACACGGACGCGATGCAGTGGCTGAGCGCCCTCGTCGCGCTGCTCGGGCTCTACCTCGTCGCCTCGCCGTTCCTCTTCGAGGCCACGGACGCGGCGATCTGGAACGATACGCTCGTCGGAACGGCGATCTTCCTCGCCGCGGGCTACAACTTCGTCCGCCTCTCGAGGGACCGATTGGCGAGCGTCGGCGTCGCATCGCTCGCGGTCCTGCTCGGGCTGTGGGCGCTCATCTCGCCCTCGTTCATCGAGATGGGGAGCAGTACGCTCGCGACCGGCACCGCGATCACCGGTCTGCTCGTCGCCGCCCTCTCGGCCTACAACGCCTACGCCAACAACAAGGCCGACACGCCGGAACAAACGCGAGCCCGCGCCTGA
- a CDS encoding MaoC family dehydratase: protein MTGLYYEEFAVGETITHERRRTISESDNQRFCDMTMNQQPLHLDGEFTADTEFGERLVNGLYTMSLAVGVSIPETTDGTIVANLSYNDVEHPNPVFHGDTIRAQSTVTDKRETSDGERGIVTMHVEAFKANDPDEPLVCEFDRTVLSLKRERAADDGEDAR, encoded by the coding sequence ATGACGGGACTGTACTACGAGGAGTTCGCCGTGGGCGAGACCATCACCCACGAGCGCCGGCGGACGATCTCCGAGAGCGACAACCAGCGCTTTTGCGACATGACGATGAACCAGCAGCCCCTCCACCTTGACGGGGAGTTCACGGCCGACACCGAGTTCGGCGAGCGGCTGGTCAACGGCCTCTACACGATGAGCCTGGCCGTGGGCGTTTCGATCCCGGAGACGACCGACGGAACGATCGTCGCGAATCTCTCCTACAACGACGTCGAACACCCGAACCCGGTCTTTCACGGAGATACGATCCGCGCCCAGTCGACGGTTACCGACAAGCGCGAGACCAGCGACGGCGAGCGCGGGATCGTCACCATGCACGTCGAGGCGTTCAAAGCGAACGATCCGGACGAACCCCTCGTCTGCGAGTTCGACCGGACCGTGCTCTCGCTGAAACGCGAGCGCGCGGCCGACGACGGAGAGGACGCGCGATGA
- a CDS encoding acyl-CoA dehydrogenase family protein yields MPVELPDEHRMIRETVRDFCETEIEPIAQEIEDEHRFPAEIFEQLADLDMMGVPIDESYGGLGGDTLMYALVAEELGRVSGAIGLSYVAHTSLASKPIELFGTSAQKERWLRPLAEGEYVGGWALTEPDSGSDASDMDTRARKEGDEWVLDGTKQFITNASEAGSILVKAVTDPDAGYDGISTFIVDPREDDGFEVTTTWEKMGLNASPTCEISLEAVRLPDDRLLGAEGDGWEQTKKTLDGGRISIAALSTGLAQGAYEHATAYSKEREQFGQPICEFDAIRDTIVDMYRKTERARLLTRQAARKYDQGDPVTKESALAKLDASEAAREVAEDAVQVLGGYGYTTDFAPQRFYRDAKLMEIGEGTSEIQHLVIGRELGL; encoded by the coding sequence ATGCCCGTCGAGCTACCCGACGAACACCGGATGATCCGGGAGACCGTCAGGGACTTCTGTGAGACCGAGATCGAACCGATCGCCCAGGAGATCGAGGACGAGCATCGGTTCCCCGCGGAAATCTTCGAGCAACTCGCCGACCTCGACATGATGGGCGTTCCGATCGACGAATCGTACGGCGGTCTCGGCGGCGATACGCTCATGTACGCGCTCGTCGCCGAGGAACTCGGTCGCGTCTCCGGCGCGATCGGGCTCTCCTACGTCGCCCACACCTCCCTCGCCTCGAAACCCATCGAACTGTTCGGCACGAGCGCACAGAAGGAGCGCTGGCTGCGCCCGCTCGCGGAGGGCGAGTACGTCGGCGGCTGGGCGCTGACGGAACCCGATAGCGGCTCCGACGCGTCCGACATGGACACCCGGGCGAGGAAAGAGGGCGACGAGTGGGTGCTCGACGGGACCAAACAGTTCATCACGAACGCCTCCGAGGCCGGCTCGATCCTCGTCAAGGCGGTCACGGACCCCGACGCGGGCTACGACGGCATCTCGACGTTCATCGTCGATCCCCGCGAGGACGACGGCTTCGAGGTGACGACGACCTGGGAGAAGATGGGACTCAACGCCTCGCCGACCTGCGAAATTTCGCTCGAGGCCGTTCGGCTCCCCGACGACCGCCTGCTCGGTGCGGAAGGCGACGGCTGGGAGCAGACCAAGAAGACGTTAGACGGCGGCCGCATCTCGATCGCCGCGCTCTCGACGGGGCTCGCCCAGGGTGCCTACGAACACGCGACGGCCTACAGCAAGGAGCGCGAGCAGTTCGGCCAGCCGATCTGCGAGTTCGACGCGATTCGGGACACGATCGTCGATATGTACCGCAAGACCGAACGAGCGCGACTGCTCACCCGCCAGGCCGCCCGGAAATACGACCAGGGCGATCCGGTAACCAAGGAATCGGCCCTCGCGAAACTCGACGCCAGCGAGGCCGCCCGCGAGGTCGCCGAGGACGCCGTCCAGGTGCTGGGCGGCTACGGCTACACCACCGATTTCGCCCCGCAGCGATTTTACCGCGACGCGAAGCTCATGGAAATCGGCGAGGGAACCAGCGAAATTCAGCACCTGGTGATCGGTCGAGAACTCGGGCTCTGA
- a CDS encoding PH domain-containing protein, with the protein MTRTNPSDSVAESGGSSDATAAPGDPTAVPDWLPLESEGGERIRWRGSPRIQTVLPWAAFALVGTVAVLAAVATEMLPALAVVGIPIVVAPALWQYARVSRTAFVVTNSVAATRHGVLGIRVRTVSLERIQNTTVEQDPIGRLVGYGTVTIETASGSELAFWNVEEPARIRERLEAERERLTGGEIPGRPEQWGAILEEVREWRRVAERRS; encoded by the coding sequence ATGACACGGACGAATCCATCTGATTCGGTGGCGGAGTCAGGAGGGTCGTCCGACGCAACGGCCGCTCCCGGCGATCCGACGGCGGTCCCGGACTGGCTCCCGCTCGAGTCCGAGGGCGGCGAGCGGATCCGCTGGCGGGGTAGCCCGCGAATACAGACCGTGCTCCCGTGGGCGGCGTTCGCACTCGTCGGAACGGTGGCGGTGCTGGCCGCGGTCGCTACCGAGATGCTTCCGGCCCTCGCGGTCGTCGGGATTCCGATCGTCGTCGCGCCGGCGCTGTGGCAGTACGCCCGCGTCTCGCGGACGGCGTTCGTCGTCACGAATTCGGTGGCCGCGACCCGCCACGGCGTTCTCGGGATCCGAGTCCGAACCGTCTCCCTCGAGCGGATCCAGAACACGACCGTCGAACAGGACCCGATCGGTCGCCTCGTCGGCTACGGTACCGTCACGATCGAGACGGCCAGCGGCTCGGAGCTCGCCTTCTGGAACGTCGAGGAGCCGGCGCGAATCCGCGAGCGACTCGAGGCCGAACGAGAGCGCCTAACGGGTGGCGAGATTCCGGGCCGACCCGAGCAGTGGGGCGCGATCCTCGAGGAGGTTCGGGAGTGGCGACGCGTCGCAGAGCGGCGTTCGTGA